AGGTATGTCTGCCAGTTCGCCGCCCGCCGTGCGCCCAGCTCGTAGAGATAATCCCAGCTGAAGATACCGGTCTTGTGGCCGTCGTCGAACACCAGTCGGACGGCGTAATTGCCGATTGGATCTATCGCGTCTATGCCCACATTTTCCTTGCCGATCTGGAGCACGTCCTGTCCCGGGCCATGACCGCGCACTTCGGCCGATGGAGAATACACACGCAAATATTCGCACGACAAATCGAAGTGCGCACCGTTATCGAACTTGATTTCCAGCACGCGCGATTTCTGATGAAGCGCAATATCGGTGGGCCGTGGTTTTGCCATCGCGGTTCTGATTGCCAACGTTTGCTAAATTTGTGCGAATTCCGAGTCCTGAGTCTGAGTCCATTCCTGCGTTGCCATCCATGGCGAGACGTCAGCGATCCCCCGTGCCCCGGCCCGGACGTCCTGTCCGGTCGTTCGCGGGCGCGGCGCTTTAATCGCGCCACGAATTCCCCGCTTACCCCGACTACAGTATATACCGGCTTAGATCATCGTCCTTGATAAGGTCGCCCAGATGCTGATCGACATACGCGGCATCAATCGTAACCGATTCTCCGTTGCGATCGGACGCGGCGAACGACAGGCTGTCCAGCAGCCGCTCCATCACGGTGTGCAGGCGGCGCGCACCAATGTTCTCGGTGCGCTCGTTCACGTCGTGCGCGACCTGGGCAATGCGTTCGATCCCGTCGGTGCTGAAGGTCACGTCCATGCCCTCGGTCTTGAGCAAGGCTGAATATTGTTCGGTTAGCGAGGCGTCGGGCTCGGTGAGAATACGCACGAAATCCTGCGCCTTGAGTGCTGCGAGCTCCACGCGGATCGGCAGACGGCCCTGCAACTCCGGCACCAGATCGGAGGGTTTGGACAGATGAAACGCGCCCGAGGCAATGAACAGAATATGGTCGGTACGCACCATACCGTGCTTGGTGCTCACGGTGCAGCCCTCGACCAGCGGTAACAGATCGCGCTGCACGCCCTCGCGCGACACGTCAGCACCGCTGTATTCGCCACGCCGCGCGACCTTGTCGATCTCGTCGATGAACACGATGCCGTTCTGTTCCACATTGTGCAACGCGCGCGTCTTAAGCTCCTCCTCGTTGACCATCTTGTGCGCTTCCTCGTCGGTCAGCAGCTTAAATGCCTCCTTGACGCGCAGCTTGCGTTTCTTGCTGCGCGAGCCGGCGAGATTCTGAAACATGTTCTGCAACTGACCGGCCATTTCCTCCATGCCGGGCGGCGTCATGATCTCCACGCCCATGGACGACTGCTGCAATTCGACCTCGATTTCCTTGTCATCAAGATCGCCTTCGCGCAGTTTCTTGCGAAATTTCTGCCGCGTGGCGGTATCCTTTTCCTCGGCCGGTTCGCCCTCGAAACGCGCGTGCGGCAGCAGAATATCGAGAATATGTTCTTCGGCGGCCTCCATGGCACGGTATTGCACCTTGGCGACTTCGGCCTCACGCGTGAGCTTGATCGAGGCATCCGCCAGATCGCGGATGATGGATTCTACGTCGCGGCCCACGTAACCGACCTCGGTAAACTTGGTGGCCTCAACCTTGATGAATGGCGCGTTAGCCAGCCGCGCCAGGCGGCGCGCGATTTCAGTTTTGCCAACGCCGGTCGGCCCTATCATCAGGATATTTTTGGGCGTGACCTCGCCGCGCAGATGCTCGGTCAACTGCAAACGGCGCCAGCGGTTGCGCAGCGCAATCGCCACCGCGCGCTTGGCGTCGCCCTGCCCGACGATGTGCTTGTCGAGCTCTTGAACAATTTCTCGTGGTGTCATTTCAGACATGCTTGTTTACCGTTTGATGCCTCTCGCCAAGGCGCGAGGGCGCAAAGAAGAACTCTAGACGTTAGCCAAGCCGGCTACTCTACAGTACCGCTTTCCTGGCAATTGCGTCTTTGCGCGAGATGGCTTATACAAGCCGCGCCCGAGCTTAGATGCTAAAGCTCTTCGATAGAAATATTTCGATTGGTGTAAATGCAGATGTCGCCCGCGATATTCAAGGCCTTCTCCACGATCTCGCGCGCGGATAGCTCGGTGTTATCCAATAGCGCGCGCGCCGC
This genomic interval from Gammaproteobacteria bacterium contains the following:
- a CDS encoding DUF971 domain-containing protein gives rise to the protein MAKPRPTDIALHQKSRVLEIKFDNGAHFDLSCEYLRVYSPSAEVRGHGPGQDVLQIGKENVGIDAIDPIGNYAVRLVFDDGHKTGIFSWDYLYELGARRAANWQTYLERLATAGHRRKTSSTQS
- the hslU gene encoding ATP-dependent protease ATPase subunit HslU translates to MSEMTPREIVQELDKHIVGQGDAKRAVAIALRNRWRRLQLTEHLRGEVTPKNILMIGPTGVGKTEIARRLARLANAPFIKVEATKFTEVGYVGRDVESIIRDLADASIKLTREAEVAKVQYRAMEAAEEHILDILLPHARFEGEPAEEKDTATRQKFRKKLREGDLDDKEIEVELQQSSMGVEIMTPPGMEEMAGQLQNMFQNLAGSRSKKRKLRVKEAFKLLTDEEAHKMVNEEELKTRALHNVEQNGIVFIDEIDKVARRGEYSGADVSREGVQRDLLPLVEGCTVSTKHGMVRTDHILFIASGAFHLSKPSDLVPELQGRLPIRVELAALKAQDFVRILTEPDASLTEQYSALLKTEGMDVTFSTDGIERIAQVAHDVNERTENIGARRLHTVMERLLDSLSFAASDRNGESVTIDAAYVDQHLGDLIKDDDLSRYIL